A portion of the Achromobacter sp. MFA1 R4 genome contains these proteins:
- a CDS encoding acyl carrier protein has translation MDINAIEAKVAQLVEGIILTQVDPDTLLIESGLVDSLAAVDVALAVEREFGCKIPPTEIDVHLESVHTLAAFIAQHSRA, from the coding sequence ATGGACATCAACGCTATCGAAGCCAAAGTGGCGCAACTCGTCGAAGGCATCATCCTCACCCAGGTCGACCCCGACACGCTGCTGATCGAATCGGGCCTGGTCGACTCGCTGGCCGCCGTCGACGTGGCGCTCGCCGTGGAGCGTGAGTTCGGCTGCAAGATTCCGCCCACCGAGATCGACGTGCACCTGGAATCGGTGCACACGCTGGCCGCCTTCATCGCGCAGCACAGCCGCGCCTAG